The genomic region GCGCTTGAAACGACGAAGTGCTACGTCGAATGGCTCGTTTTCTTTTACACGTACTGTTGACATTAAACTCTCTTATTTTAAATAATGCGTTTTTGTGTGTTTTCCCAAAATGGAATTTCGGAAAAGTCCGTTATTTTAATGCTAATCTACTCATTTATCAATCTTTTTTGAGCCTTAAACCCATGCTGGTACTTGGTATTGAAACCTCCTGTGATGAGACTGGACTCGCCCTTTTTGACAATGAAAAAGGTCTTTTAGGTCATGTGCTTCATTCTCAAGTCGACCTTCATGAAGCTTATGGCGGCGTAGTCCCTGAATTAGCGTCCCGTGACCATATTAGGCTTATTTTGCCCTTACTTGAAAGTCTTTTTAAAAAGACAGGGGTTAAAAAAGAAGATGTGGATGCCATTGCTTATACGCAAGGCCCTGGTTTATCTGGAGCTTTGTTGGTTGGAAGTTCGCTCGCTGAAGCGCTAGCCTTTGCACTTCAAATCCCTACGGTTCCGATCCATCATTTAGAGGGACATTTATTAGCCCCCTTATTGGAAAAAGATCCGCCTACTTTTCCTTTTTTAGCCCTTTTGGTTTCTGGGGGTCACACGCAAATTATTCATGTGAAAAAAATCGGTCAATATGAAATTATTGGTGACACTTTAGATGATGCTGCAGGGGAGGCTTTTGATAAAACAGCACAATTATTAGGCTTAGGTTACCCAGGCGGATTGGCTTTGTCACTTTTAGCTGAAAAAGGAAAGCCTTGTTTTGATTTACCGAGACCCCTGATGCATAGCAAAGATTTAAATTTTAGTTTTAGTGGATTAAAAACGGCAGTGTTGCATTTAATCCGCGCACAAGAAAATTTAACAGATGAAATCAAAGCTGATATTGCTTTTGCATTCCAGGAAGCGATCACTGATGTCTTAAGTAAAAAATGTCTCGCAGGACTCGATCAAACACACTTGAAACATCTTGTTGTTTCAGGGGGTGTGGGTGCAAATAAGCAATTACGTGAAAAATTAAAAACTGAATTATCTAAAAAAAATTATGAAGTTTTTTTTCCGCGCTTAGAATTCTGCACAGACAATGGCGCCATGATTGCATTTGCTGGCGCGATGCGACTAGAAACTTCCTTAAAACGTGATCTTAGTTTTATAGTTAAACCCAGATGGCAACTCGCTTAAAAAATTATTTCTTATCTCTAAAACTTGATTCGGTGCCATTGATTAAGCGTTTAATATTATCAATGTGACGAAGAATTAAAATCAGCGCAATGATGGACGATGCAATCAATTGATAAAAATCAATGGCATAAAAAAAGCCTATCACAGGGGATAAGCTTGCTGCAATGATGGCCGCCAAAGATGAATAACGCCAGATGATAAACACAGCGAACCATATAGCTAATACTGTGCATCCCATCACCCACGAAAACATAAAGAGAATACCTGCAGCCGTTGCAACCCCCTTACCCCCTTTGAAGCCATAATAAATAGGAAAAATATGTCCTATGAGTGTGGCAATTGCAACAAGCGCTACCATCACCGGAGACAATTCAAAATATTGCGCTAAGCCGACTGTCAAAGAACCTTTAAGAGCATCGCCTAGAAGGGTTAATAATGCAGCTAATTTTTTTCCTGTTCGTAAGACATTCGTGGCACCTGGATTTTTTGAGCCTATCGTGCGAGGATCAGGCAAAGAAAATAAATGACTCATCACGATGCCAAATGAAATAGCACCCATGAGATAACTAAAAAGAATGTAAATCACGTTCATCATTTGAAAATCACTTTATAATGAAACCTCTATTTTACAATTTTTTGAAGCGCTCATGACGGCCCCACTTATTTTTATAGAAGAGATGAAAG from Candidatus Methylopumilus universalis harbors:
- the tsaD gene encoding tRNA (adenosine(37)-N6)-threonylcarbamoyltransferase complex transferase subunit TsaD, encoding MLVLGIETSCDETGLALFDNEKGLLGHVLHSQVDLHEAYGGVVPELASRDHIRLILPLLESLFKKTGVKKEDVDAIAYTQGPGLSGALLVGSSLAEALAFALQIPTVPIHHLEGHLLAPLLEKDPPTFPFLALLVSGGHTQIIHVKKIGQYEIIGDTLDDAAGEAFDKTAQLLGLGYPGGLALSLLAEKGKPCFDLPRPLMHSKDLNFSFSGLKTAVLHLIRAQENLTDEIKADIAFAFQEAITDVLSKKCLAGLDQTHLKHLVVSGGVGANKQLREKLKTELSKKNYEVFFPRLEFCTDNGAMIAFAGAMRLETSLKRDLSFIVKPRWQLA
- the plsY gene encoding glycerol-3-phosphate 1-O-acyltransferase PlsY — protein: MMNVIYILFSYLMGAISFGIVMSHLFSLPDPRTIGSKNPGATNVLRTGKKLAALLTLLGDALKGSLTVGLAQYFELSPVMVALVAIATLIGHIFPIYYGFKGGKGVATAAGILFMFSWVMGCTVLAIWFAVFIIWRYSSLAAIIAASLSPVIGFFYAIDFYQLIASSIIALILILRHIDNIKRLINGTESSFRDKK